The DNA sequence TCTGACACATACATTAAAGATGAGTTGGTAACTCACATCACAATTGTGTGGTATCACTTCCTTGTAGTCTATAGACGCATAAAATATTACCCACATTTATGTCACTAGTTCAGATCAGATGCTTTTGCTCTATAAAGATAGCCATGGCATGTTTCCACTGTGATACTGGCTTAATCGGAATTTTACAAAGATGCTTTTGCACTAACTCATATTGTGATGAGAAACTCATTATCCCATGGTTAGAGTAAGACTGGTCAACCATAAATCTAAAGTTATGTTAATATTTTGCCTTTTAAAATGGCTATACATTGATACATGTTTCTGTTTTGATGCTTAAAGGAATTTTATAAAGCATTTTCAAGTTTCTCTAACATTGAAAAGGAATTGCTCCATCGCCTATTTCTTCAGGTATGAACTCTTGATATTAATTTGTTCatattagaaatatatttctgaaTGTTACATTAAGTTTTAGCCAATAATAAAAATGTGACAATGAGTTTGACCTAGGTcatcatttatctttttcatatctGGTTTTCCAAATCAATTGTGTTCTGAAATCAGGGCAGTGATCCCTTGGATTTCAGTGATTTCCTTTATACTGACTCTCAGATGAGAATTTATACTGACAATTTATGTCAGTGTTATTCTTGGAAATTTTTTGGTGCAGCCTTATAGTTAgagttatataataattatattcctCAGCCACTTATACTAAGTAGGTTCACAGAAGGTATTGACTATTGACTATCAACAAGAGGTCAAATTAAAAAAGCCATCTTTACACTTTACACATGAATTAAGTAATATGAATAAGGCCTTAACTGTGATTACTTAGCTACATCTAGTTAGATTTGAAATTAAACAAGATATTTGTTGGTATCAAGCATATTTCTATCGAGAAACATGTGTATCATAAACCTACTATCCAGTGGCGGATCCAAGATCCTAAGTCAGTGggtgcaaattataaaaaataaaatcagtggattcacttatataaatatagataaaataaaatataaaaatataagattttgtttacaaatttgatgaattttaaaaaatgagggggTGCAAATGCACACCCTCATTCACACGTAGGTCCGCCACTGCTACTATCCCTAATCATTGAGTGAAGGCTTATGAAATTATGAATGGGTTTTATATCTAACATGCCTCCTCACACTAGAGCCTTACGAGACTTGAAAAGTTCAGACAATGCACAGGCACACTTTACCTTGTGTTGAAATTTAACTTTTCTTGTAAAGCATAAAGGCTCTAATACCAACCTACCAAAGAACAATTTTAAGCGCTTGCAAGAAAATACTCTCAGCCTGcactgattttataaaatacaagattacacaataaaatatgtcaaattGGGATTGATATCTTGATATTCCTATTTTCCGCAAGTATCTTCTTTGCTTATTATAAAAGGAATCAATGAATATTATTAGCTAATCAAGCTATATCAACACTATGTATAGTTTGTATATCATTCCTCTTATCTCAGCTGAATGCAATGCATATAAATTcctttactctattttttaaagGCTAAGTGTCATGAAATGCTGGGAGTTTCATTTATGTGTATTCTAATTGCCTTTTTTGTATCATACCTTTCAGGTCATTACTTCGTTGCATGAAAACTTAGAGGTATGTTTGTGATAAGTGCTGATGTGAGTAATGTCAGATGTAGAATCTATTCCATCACCAATGTAAACACCTGATGAGATGCCTCATGCAATAATTGAGGATGTTATCTAAATATTACTTTTGATGTTTTTCCTTCAGTCACATGGTCACACCTATTTCTCAAGTTAAAAGCCCGATGCTGAGGTTTCACTATTTCAGATACTCATTATCAATCTGTCATCTATGGTTTGAGACTTTGAGTCAGTaaactaaatttatttcttgaaatttttgttaGTTAGTGTATGTTGAATACAAGCAACAGAAGTTCATTAGAATATCTCACTGTAACTCTGCTTTTTATCGGCTTAGGAACTTTGGAGAGTTTggtggactttttttttttaatcggcaaatgttaattgttagtttttgttactAGAGGGGATCAAACCTGTGCCCTTTTCCCTCTTGCCTTCCATCTTAGCCATGCAACCCACTTTATATCTCTGTTTGGTGGGCATTTTAGATATAGAGAaatgttttataatttgtaataaactaAATCTAAAACCaaggttttcttttaaaaactatCCTAAATAGTTATGTAATAGTTTTtactacttttattttatttcttttaaaatgattggatcatattcatgatttgttgtaactgtgcaattttgttttcttgctttatCTTTCCTCTTTCACACACATGTTGATAGATTTCAGATTTGTCAGGAAAGATGTATTTAATTACTTGTCTCCTCTAACTATTTATTCACACCTTTGAAGCAGTTAGCTCCAAGAATttgttattatgataaaaatgttaattttaaatgctgtcaattaatttttacagGATGGGTTTGAGACTGTCTGTCTTCAAACACAGGTATAACTGAACTATTGTTTCTGTtgttttattctaaaatttacacaaagaattgaataattttgtatttggttGCTCGACATTCACATAATGCAATTTAGTTTGGATTGCAACGATACATAAGGCCTGCTTTCAACTAGGCATGGCAACAGAAAGGGGCAAGCTGAGTTTTGCTTTTGCCCTCCCCACCTGTGCCACCACCAATGACCGGGGCAGGTTCATGGTCAGCTTTAAAGAGGTGGGGATGAAAAAATGTAACCCAATCTCATTCCCGTTAGGGTCTAGGAACCCCATGGAAAATGTGTCCCACcctatttttcttaattcaattttcttatatatttttttaaaataaaccatATATCAAGTACATTTCAATTCAAATAGTTTATAAAAGTAGacataagaaatcttaaaatttttatctAGTGAGAGTCATTTTTATATGAAAGTGTGTTGGAAATCTCACATTTTTCTGATATGACCAAAATAGAGTATATTATAAGTTGGGGGGGAGGGGGGCATCCTAGCGATTGTTGTTGGGCCTACTGGGCCACCCACTGGCATACTCTGTGTAggacatgcatgcatgcatccaCTTGCAATATTCTACTACATCCAAGTTAGTCTTTCATTTTGAGTTTATCTTTCTTGTAGGCAGGAGCTACTCTTGATGCTGTGGAGAAAATTGTAGAAGAACAAGATCTGGATGTCTTGTTTTCAGATAGGTATTATTGGATTTTGCCAAGAacattttaagtattttattgtaGGACGTGGAAGAACAATTATAATAAACGGTGACGTGGTCATATTGAAAAATTCCATTCATATCAGCCATCATATTGACAATTACTGAAGCTCAATCTTCGACCTCACGAGATTCTATTTAGTTAATCCCATTTCTTGTCTATGTTGATAGAGGTTTCAGACTATACTTGGGGAGCAATgctgattattatttttaacatgatAGTTATTCAGTTTCCCtgcttattatatatttattgattattatatatttttaacacgATAGTTATTCAGTTTGCCTGcttatcatatatttattgattattatatgatgattatttgAACTCAATAGGGAAACATTGATACAAATGCAGGAGTAACATAATGGATGTTGCTGAGAATCTGTCTatggcaaagaagaatgaaatccAACACTTAAAGCATATGGTTCAATTGGTAGGTACACTACCTGAATGCATCCTTGTCAAATTATGCTGCAAGTGGACTAGAAAACAAGTActttttgattcattgattaagGGATTGTGCATCTCTCTGAATCTTTTTGATGCAACTATTTTCATATCATCCCATCACTTCTTTCTAATcgacaatttatatttttcattctcaaaTATGACATACAAATGAAAGGTAATGTCTTGAACTTGAAAGTTTCTACAAAGTAAGTTTGGCCAGGCCACAAATGACATTACCTTCTCTAAGCAAACCAATTAAGAGAGTATACCCTTCTCTCCTACTTTTGAATCTTTTTTCCTCCTTGAGTCTTGTATTCCATTTGTCTGATCACCATGTGGTTTGTTAGGGAGAGGAACATAATCAAATGTTGCGCACCCGACTACAACTCCTTAAGGAAGGCAATCAAGTATTGTCTGGTGCCTCACAAGCTGTTGAGAAGGTGAAAGTTTTCTGAACTTCCTTCTTTTAAATCATTCCATTGGTCaaaagtttataattttgatgTCTTGTTATTATTTGGTTTCTTTTTGGCTGATGTATGGCTCTCCGATCTGTTTGTTTATATGCATAATTAGCAGTTCAAAAGCATGAATTTAAATTATGGGGCAAACAGCGGCGATGAGATCCATGATGTATAACATGTCTTGCTCATGCTCTCCTGCAAATTGACTAAGGTTCATTCTGTGGTGAATCATTCCCATGCTTTTATGTTGTAGCAATGCTTCTAAAGATTATATTAATTCACGAGTAAATCTACATCTTAGTCCTTGATATTAAAGTGTCATTTATTTTAGAAGCTAAGATTTTAGAAATCGTGTATTAgttcctgaatttttaaaacaCCAAGTGAATGTTAAACATTGTATGAGTGACTTTCGTTCTTTTAAATGAGCCTTCTGGGTCATCCTTTCAAACACTTTCATAACTGATTGGATCATGCATCATGAACTAGatgttttcaatttgattttttttttcttaaatataagaaaatttaaactaattttatcatatttaatattattatttctaaaatatcgtttatttaattaaagttttaattccaataattctttaataaaggataagttgaaaaaaaaatagtttataattgaaattgataCCATTAGATGTGATTAACTAATTTTCTAAACTAACGTGAATAATTCTTTTCCTTGTATCTAAGAATAGAGTAGTACTCAATAATGCATGTGGTGTCATGGCAACACATGATTCCTAACAAAATTTAGGATTTAATCATCTGAGAACAACTGTTAAAATGAATGCTATGGAGAACAATTTCAAAGATTTGGAGagataaaaaccaaaaataaaattactggaaacaaaattaaatttgttcattttataaGGACAAAAGAGATGTTTTCGAATTATAGAGGGATAACaactaaagaaaaaacactaacGAAAGAACAAACACTAACATTTAATTAATACGAGAGCAACAGAAGAGTTGGACAATGAATTAACAGTAAAGCTGAGATACCAGACTCAAGAGCATTCCTCCCACCATATTCAACTATTACTTACAATTTCAAGATTGCCCccacaagttaaaaaaaaaaaagacaagtcAGAAACGCGAAacataaaacacaaataaaCTAGCAACTATAGGGCATATCTtttcattgaaatttaaaaagtagCAGAATTATAAACTCATTCAAAGGCCCATTGGTTTTCCCTACGAACTTCCTCCTCTTCCTCAGGGGTGAAGTCATTCTTGATGTTGAATGTCTTGCGAATTTCCTCAGGAGTCTTTCCCTTGATCATGTCTGCTACTGTCTGGCAAGTAAGGTCCAAAAGGCTCTTGATATTCAAGTAATTTGCAGCCTGGAtagaaaattttcataaaacaaaGGAATGCCAGTGTTAATTGACATAATAAAGAGTAAACCTGATATTAAAACATACAAATATTGCACACACAGGCCATCTACAGCAATTTACCATGGTAGTGATTTTCATTAGGGACAATCCAAATAAAATCTAATGTGTGGAGACCTATGAAGTACGGACACTCCAGCTCCTTCCCATGTCCGGTGTCCGACACATGTCTGTGTCAATATCCGACGTCGACATGACATCCATACTACGTTTTATATTTTGGACATCATAGGTGTCCACGTGTCCGTGTCCGGCGTCCATGTCGGTGCTTCATAGGCAGAGACAGCCATAGACCAAAGCAATCATCATGAGCAATTAATGTAGCCACACTTTTCCCGAACCAACATAAAACATGCTATAATCAAtcattgataaagaaaaaaaaaactcttctcTGATGCAAATTTGCCAAAGCAAGATACATACATATATCCTGAAATTCATAAAGAAATCATTCTCTTTGTTTACTTTAGAAGATTGTCTTGTATACCAAAAGAACCTTGTCTTGTATACCAAAAGAACCAAAAAACTCAATTTTAGAATCAATTTTACAATCCATATCACACAAATACATCAGTACAACAATACAAATTTCAACGAACCCTACACAAGTTCCTAGCCTCTAAAGTCACACTGGGGCCACATTTATCCCAAATGATTCTTGCGGTTCCACAACTCCACTCTCGTTACCCAACACCAACGTATTAAACAAACAACATCAAAAGAAAATCCTAAgtttcaagaaataaaacatTACATAACAAAAATCGAATACAAACCAAACCTTCAGGCCACGACAACACGTAACCCTAACAAACACCGAAACCCCCAATCGCAAAAACCCTAATCCCTAACCATCAAAAGaagccaaaaaaagaaaagaaaaagaaataaagaagagaaatcCTCACCAGAATGAGATCAAAGAGTGTGGCCTGATCAACCTTGACGAAATCAGCGTCCCAAGCCTTGAGTTCATCCTCACTGGGCTTCTCATCAGCGCAATTGGCCTCAACGTGCTTCTTGCAATACTCGATAACCTTGGCCAGAATCTTGCTGGTAACATTGGGGAGAGGAATTCCGCTGTCGGCGCAGTTGTCCTCGATCATGTGCTTGATCGTCTGGGACTCCACCGCCACCGCCTCCTCCACCTCGAAGGCCTCGCCGTCCGAACTCTTCAGTGTGATCTTCTTCGTCGAAGCCATCCCAATCTCTCTCAAAAAAGAACTCTTCTTTCGATTCTGTGCTTTTGTTTTCTCTAAggtattgatttttgttttttgaggtAAAAGGTGTGTGACTGGCTTCTCCTTATTTATAGCCTAGCTGGGACTCGGAGCCTTCAGTGTGTAGTGTTTAGTGTGAACCTGGTAAACGCCGTTTTTTATTGCGTTTCATGGTAATCATatctttaatattaatattttttactttcttaaaaattagatgatatgattttttttttctttctatctggttgaaaattgaaatccaATTTAAGCACCgtttaaatttcacaataaataaattcatgtaTTAGTAGTACATTGTTCTAAATGAACTACATCTTGATAAATACTATTAAGTAAAAGatgagatattttttattcaatttcttaaagatgagattttttttaactttatactaatttttttatatcttagtTCTGGAAGATAAATTATCCTTATCTCTTTTAACttttctactatttttttttatctcttatttgatttaattttgtttgtcttATCTAATCTAAACTATGTTACCCCTTCTATAAGGATGACAAATTGTTCTTATATTTACATTTCTCACACTTTATTGTTATGTTAATTGAAATTGCAAAAATTtagattattaaaattattattaaattttaattattttaatttattacattgttagttattatatttaatgttcttctaaaaataaattattaaatttaattgaatatatgTTTTGAACCAAAGAATAcatcaactataacaataaAGATTTAATATGATGgtattaaagaaattatttatagGAATGTAAGTTCATTTTCTTTCAGTAAATTGTAATTGTTCTCTTAAGACTTATCTTAATTATGTCTTAACATTACCTTCTTCTGACGACATTAAGTTTTCATTGaacaataaaaacatgttaagttagcttttttatcttttcctaATTCCTTCtctaaaatacacaaaacatatGCAGTTCTCCACCTTCAACCACTATCTTACCTGTTTCTCGAAATCAACAACAAAACCACCATCACTGTCTGCGTCG is a window from the Glycine max cultivar Williams 82 chromosome 2, Glycine_max_v4.0, whole genome shotgun sequence genome containing:
- the LOC100305953 gene encoding uncharacterized protein LOC100305953 (The RefSeq protein has 1 substitution compared to this genomic sequence); translated protein: MEKMPEQGANASLLPSNGIGSRFSNLNKSFKYSLRSLLTSCSKEEFYKAFSSFSNIEKELLHRLFLQVITSLHENLEDGFETVCLQTQAGATLDAVEKIVEEQDLDVLFSDRSNIMDVAENLSMAKKNEIQHLKHMVQLGEEHNQMLRTRLQLLKEGNQVLSGASQAVERFKSMNLNYGANSGDEIHDV
- the LOC100798104 gene encoding SKP1-like protein 1A-like, which produces MASTKKITLKSSDGEAFEVEEAVAVESQTIKHMIEDNCADSGIPLPNVTSKILAKVIEYCKKHVEANCADEKPSEDELKAWDADFVKVDQATLFDLILAANYLNIKSLLDLTCQTVADMIKGKTPEEIRKTFNIKNDFTPEEEEEVRRENQWAFE